In Penaeus chinensis breed Huanghai No. 1 chromosome 19, ASM1920278v2, whole genome shotgun sequence, a single genomic region encodes these proteins:
- the LOC125034979 gene encoding putative protein TPRXL, producing the protein MTDGNSDSADETFGSSASRLNSSDTASNDDLASSSDTTSTTSITGLAALTTRNCSFISTSPTSASSPDPANYPASLGDSASSGDPGSLMNATSYRSSTSLPEAAMHEDSAPLGNAANLTATDGGFPATPLPRSSPLAPTSSAIPSSFTSPTSAPPSAISPRPSLPSFCSSSVSPSVPSSCSSSGSPSVLSSCSSSVSTSSAISPRPSLPSFCSSSVFPSVPSSFSS; encoded by the exons ATGACAGACGGCAACAGTGACTCGGCCGACGAAACCTTTGGAAGCAGCGCCTCTCGCCTCAATTCCTCGGACACAGCTAGCAACGATGATCTTGCGAGTTCCTCCGACACGACTAGCACCACTAGCATAACCGGCCTCGCTGCTCTGACGACCCGGAACTGTTCATTTATCTCCACTAGCCCTACATCCGCGAGTTCTCCCGATCCGGCTAATTATCCCGCTAGTCTCGGCGACTCGGCTAGCAGCGGAGATCCAGGGAGCCTCATGAACGCGACTAGCTATCGCAGCTCAACTAGCCTTCCTGAAGCGGCTATGCACGAAGATTCAGCTCCTCTCGGCAATGCGGCGAACCTTACCGCTACTGACGGAGGATTCCCCGCCACGCCCCTGCCACGAAGCTCGCCTCTCGCGCCCACTTCCAGCgcgattccttcttccttcacgtCGCCGACGTCAGCGCCTCCTTCGGccatctctcctcgtccctccttgcCTTCGTTCTGCTCTTCGTCTGTTTCTCCTTccgttccttcttcttgttcttcgtctggatctccttccgttctctcttcttgttcttcgtctgttTCTACCTCCTCGGccatctctcctcgtccctccttacCTTCGTTCTGCTCTTCGTCTGTTTTTCCTTCCGttccttcgtccttttcttc gtga
- the LOC125035350 gene encoding protein FAM133-like: MEDVLEDNKSKDKNGNVERESQKKEDNVIKSRNEENDKNQTKEFDTNEEHKTKEVEKKTKEGNETNTDKATDSEKTDDSTKEKNGYPERETKQPGDKHEEKKRNADLPQPPIGEKQLKESRRVVAALNQQLRGKRPVRRQLWEVDHVKLDMDLEAELEQAEEEDSSRFRETWEELPPQRLSDAPRCYHSQVRFKKIYKIDKLMNG, from the exons atggaggatgtGTTAGAAGATAACAAATCAAAGGACAAGAACGGAAATGTGGAGAGAGAATcgcagaagaaggaggataacGTAATAAAGAGTAGAAACGAAGAAAATGACAAGAATCAAACAAAGGAATTTGACACAAAcgaagaacataaaacaaaagaagtcgagaagaaaacgaaagaggggaatgagacaAACACGGATAAAGCAACGGACTCAGAGAAGACAGACGATAGTACAAAGGAGAAAAATGGATACCCCGAAAGGGAAACAAAGCAACCAGGTGATAAacatgaggagaagaagagaaacgcaGACTTGCCTCAGCCACCGATCGGAGAAAAGCAGTTGAAGGAAAGCCGAAGGGTTGTGGCGGCTTTG AACCAGCAGCTCAGGGGAAAGAGGCCAGTCAGGAGACAGCTGTGGGAGGTGGATCATGTGAAG CTGGACATGGACCTCGAGGCCGAGCTTGagcaagcggaggaggaggactcGTCGAGGTTCAGAGAGACGTGGGAAGAGCTGCCTCCCCAACGCCTCTCCGACGCCCCGCGCTGCTATCATTCTCAGgtcagatttaaaaaaatatataaaattgataaattgatgaatggatga